One genomic segment of Centropristis striata isolate RG_2023a ecotype Rhode Island chromosome 13, C.striata_1.0, whole genome shotgun sequence includes these proteins:
- the LOC131983857 gene encoding interferon-induced protein 44-like, producing the protein MRNYQPGNGEVSRLRILLHGPIGAGKSSFINSVDTVLQGRVTGRAPTDAISGRSFTTKYTTYKFKKASGGFYSFVFNDIMGFEKATNTGVDVEEVKLALKGHVAENHVFNAQRRLMAGDSGYRSSPTLADKVQVLVCVIPANQINIVAKEVVEKLRDVRLAASDMGIPQLVIITKVDEACPEAKRDLKNVYKSKYLKELVDKCHLFMGIPVNCIFLVKNYNSEVDPNDVTDALILSALKQMVNFGDDYVSYLE; encoded by the exons ATGAGAAACTACCAACCTGGAAACGGGGAGGTCAGTCGTCTCAGGATTCTGCTTCATGGACCAATCGGTGCCGGCAAGTCCAGTTTCATCAACTCCGTGGACACTGTCTTACAAGGCAGAGTTACCGGTCGAGCTCCGACAGATGCAATCTCTGGGAGAAGCTTCACCACAAAG TACACAACGTACAAGTTCAAGAAAGCTTCGGGTGGCTTTTATTCTTTCGTTTTCAATGACATCATGGGATTCGAGAAAGCCACCAACACTGGAGTTGATGTGGAAGAGGTCAAACTGGCCCTGAAAGGACATGTTGCAGAAAATCATGTG TTCAATGCCCAACGGCGGTTGATGGCGGGTGATAGCGGTTACAGGTCATCTCCCACTCTGGCTGACAAAGTTCAAGTCCTGGTTTGTGTCATTCCTGCCAACCAAATAAATATAGTAGCTAAAGAAGTTGTGGAGAAGCTAAGAGATGTCAGACTCGCAGCCAGTGACATGG GAATTCCCCAACTGGTTATTATCACCAAAGTGGATGAAGCCTGTCCTGAGGCGAAAAGAGATCTGAAGAATGTCTACAAGAGCAAGTACCTGAAGGAACTG GTCGACAAATGCCACCTTTTCATGGGGATTCCAGTGAACTGCATCTTTCTTGTGAAGAACTACAATTCAGAAGTCGATCCCAACGATGTGACTGATGCTCTGATACTGAGCGCACTGAAGCAGATGGTTAACTTTGGTGACGACTACGTCAGCTACCTCGAGtag